The sequence below is a genomic window from candidate division WOR-3 bacterium.
GAATCGCGAAGAGTATTACAATCTCCTCATGCGGATCCGGACCGATGGCGATTGGGAATCGTGGATTAAATTCTTCCTCAATGGTATTGATACGGTATCGCAGGAGGCAACGGCTGCTGCTGGTGAGATCATCAAATTGAAGCAGCGCATGATTGACCTTCTATATGAAAACAGGATCTCAAGCATATATGCGGTAAAACTGATCGATCTGTTATTCACCAAACCGGTCATTGACGTGAGGACGGTGACCGAGGAATTTAAGATCTCCAAGGAGTCCGGGAATGAACTGGTAAACCGTTTTGAGAAACTCGGGATTCTCCGTGAACTGACGGGCAAACAACGCTATAAGAAATATTTGTTCCATGATTACACTACGATAATATCCCGCGGAACGCGATGACTGTTCCCGTCATTGCGAGTTTTGCGCAGCCATCTGAAGTCCCGCTTTACGGGATTCCGATTCCTTGTCTATTGTGGAAGTTCTTTAATGATAGAATCGGAACAATCTCAGCAGGAAAACGAAAACAACAGAGCCAGACGGGTCCATTGCTTTTCAACGGTATTAGCAAAAGTAACGGTACTAACGGGAATGACGTAAGGGAGTAAGGCAGGGCTTTAGCCCTGCAAAACCTGCCGCAAACCTGAAGGTTTGCCCTACATTTCCTGGTGGCGTTCGACGGTGAATGGTAAATGAGCCCGTTTCGTCCCAAAAGGCAACGTCTACGTATTAACATCCGTGCCCTGGCAGTAATAGCTGTTTTACCATTTGCGGCTGCCACAAAGCAAACCTTGACAGAGTTGCGGATGTGGTGATAATTGAACATATGAAATTACTGAACTACAGAGTGTTATTCAGAAAGGAGCCCGAAGGAGGATACACGGCTACTGTACCTTCTTTGCCAGGCTGTGTTACTTATGGTGACAACATTGATAAGACTGTAGAGATGGTGAAAGAAGCTATCGAATTGTATGTTACAAATCTTAGGGAGCACGGCGAAGATATCCCGACCGATGATGGCACCTTTGAGTACACGCTGACAGTAAAAACGCGTGACTGAAGTTCCGGCTCTAACACCACGTAAAATTGAGAAGATACTTTTGAAGTTAGGTTTCGTTCTCGGTAGAACCAGTGGAAGCCACCGGATATATTATAGGTCCGTCGACAAGAAGCGCGTCATTATTCCTTTCCACAAAAGGGATTTGCCGAAGGGTACCGCACTTGAAATCCTTAGGCAAGCTGGTATCAAAAAGGAAGATTTACAGGAATTGCTATGATCAAAAGCAGCGCAGGGCATAAAAGGGATAGAGTACTAGAACAAATAAAAGAGATCGTAAACCGTGAGACAAGGGCTTGGGATACACAGGATGTGGATTTACTACTTTCTATTTTCCATGAGGGCATGGTTTGGCCGTGGCCCGAGAAAAATACTGACCACGACCCGGTGAAGTGGGTGATGGTCCTTGGACGCTTCGATTATGCAAGATGGAAAGATTTTTACGCAAGATTCTTCGCGCAGTACCGTTTAGTCCACAATCGTAGAGCAACCAAGAAAATCGTGGTTTCCGATCAGAAAGACGGGGCTTTTGCCGTGGTTGATATTGATACATTGTGGGTTGATAAGGAAACTGGTGAGGAGAATCACTGGAAGGGCAGGACGTGCAAGGTCTATTCCATGGTCGGCGGTGAGTGGAAATTGACGATGCATACCGGCGTCCTCCAGTATTGATATATTAGATTGATCATGCGGAGGCAAGCATCGAATTAACGCAACTCGTAGGGGAACTTGATTCGTTTTTCAATATAGCGGCGTGGCCTGAAGACCCGGCAATGAGAGAATGGGTGCCCAGGGTATACGCCGACGCTGGATATGATTACACAAAGAAATTCGAAGCGGGTTTTTGTGCAAAGTATAATGGTTTAATGCTGCGGGCTGGAGACACTGTCGAAAAGATCTTCTGTAGTGCTTTTGCGGCTCCGGATGTCCTGCAAAGGATCTTGGATACAAACACAAATGATGCCATGCTTTTTCTACATCATCCGGTCGACCTCGAAGTCTGTGGTGCAGGTTTTCTGCCCGTGCCTTCAGATGTCATCTCCGAGTTCGAGAGAATGCGGATTTCGATATATTCCTGCCATGCGCCTCTCGATTGCCATGATAAAATAGGTACAAATGCGGCAATTGTCCAGGCTCTGGGCATGAAAGTGGAGAAAGAATTCGTCCGGTACGGCCTTGGCTACGCCGGTAGGATCGGAACGATGGAAGTACAGGACACCGATCTGTTATTGAAACGTATCCGTGGTATTTTCGGCGTATCCCGATTGGAAGTCGGTGGATGCCTTAAATCAGCAGTGGCGCGGATTGCGATCGTTGCAGGTGGCGGTGATGAGATAGGTCACCTGAGGCAGGCTTACGAAAATTCATGTGATATGTACTTAACGGGTGAATGGTATCCCAGGTACACGCCGCAGGACGAGGATGTGAGACTGAGTGTTGCCCGTTTGAAAGAAGAGATCGCGTCGTTCACTCAGAACCTGAAGATGGTGCTGGTCGGCGTTTCCCACGCTGCATCAGAATATCTCGTTATGAAAAAACAGATGATAGACTATTTCGATTGCAAAGGCATACCTGCTGAGGCCATTCCGCAGGAAAACTGGTGGCGATAGGAAGATTCCATCTCCCTCGATACCAATGATGCAAATATAAGATTACAATGATGGCTTATTGTTCTTTCGACATAATTGGGTATACTTCTGGCGTCGTTCTCCGGCTTGACCGGGGAATCCAGACTATCCACGTCATTGCGAGTCCGCCGAAGGCGGACGCGGCAATCTCAAGAAGGCGAAGCCTTCTATGATTACGGCGATAAAAAACAAGATTCACCGACAACGAAGTCGTTAACAATGATAAAGAAAGCTACAATAATTCTGTTATGCAGAACATCCTTTATGCAAAGCGTGGCGTCAGTTGAGAACCTTCTCGACAGGCTCGAAGAATATGGAGAACGGAATTAGCGGAAATCGCGGTGTAAACATCATTTATCATTGTAATCAAATTTTTTCATCGCTGAATTCGATGAATGCCTTTGGCATTCAGCTGGAGGTAATATGAATGTTGTTCTAGCGTTGTCTCTAGTCGTGCCTGGTGCCGATTTTCCCATCTGCACCGCGGTCGACGTACAGGAGTATCCTTGCGCTGTCTTTGCCAACAACCAGTATTACGTATTCTGGGCAGATAATCGTTACCACATTGTCGATAGTTCACATACCATCTTCGGCGCGCGCGTGAGTACCGGCGGTACGGTTATTGATCCGGATGGGAAGTTGCTATTCAGCAACGAGCCAGGCTATGCCACATGCGCGGCGTATGATGGCACGAATCTCATGGTCGTTTTCCGCGACAGCTGTTGAACGTCCGGCAATGTCTATGGAGTGCGTGTCACTCCAAGTTGCGATTCGATAAACTCGATCTGTATTTCTTCGGCAAACGGAATTCAGACAGCACCGGAAGTCGCTTTTGGAAACGATAACTATATGGTCGTTTGGTCGGATGCAAGAATCGGTGGCGACTTTAATATTTATGGCGCACGAGTCACACCTGATGGAGTGGTGCTTGATCCTGATGGCATGTTGATAGGTCGGGATTCAAACGAGGGCCAATTTGAGCCGTCAATTGCATTCACCGGTACGAGATTCTTCGTTGTCTGGGTTTATTATTCATTGCCATTCGCCGTCGTTGGGAGGTTCGTGAATTGTGATGGGACGCTCGGCGATACTGTAAGGATCGCCAGTACCGCCGATGAAGGGTACGAAACATCCGTCTGCTTCGACGGCACTAATTTCCTCGTTGTCTGGACGCAATATCCTGAATTACTGAAGGGTCAGCGTGTCGCGGCCGATGGTAATTTGATCGGAAGTCCGTTTACTATTGCCACGGGCGTAGCAACATTGGGTTCGGGTAGCTTGTGTTTTGATGGTAATAACTACACGGTTGTATATAGCGTAAGAAACATTGATATTTTTGAGATCTGGGGACGGCAATATGATACATCAGGCAATCCGCTTGGTCCTGCTTTTATTATATCCAATCCGGCAAACAGTTCCTACGACTCATATATCGTTGCTGGTGCGACCAATTATTTCAATGTCTGGACTCACATGGAATACCCGTCCGATATCTATGGAAATGTCGATTTGCAGATCGGCATCGATGCCGGCGGAGATGATCAACCTGAAATGACTCCTTGCGGTTCAACGATTATCAGCGGTCCCTTGCGCCTGCCCGCTGGATTGGAGTACAGAGTATTCGACATCACCGGCAGATCCGTAGCACCTGAAAGGATGCAACCAGGTATATACTTTTTAGAGATCGAAAGTGAAATAGTCCAGAAAGTAATTAAGATAAAATAAAAGTAACGTTATAATCGTTACGTTCGCTAATTTCGCTAATATCGCTGGAACACCATGTTTACTTCTCGACAAGCTCGAAGGGTAATACAACTTATTGTTCGAGTGAGCGTAGCGTGTGCCCGCCTCGGGAGGGAATCGAGAACTCTCGATCCTCTCCCTTGAGGCTATCCGCCTCAGAAGGGAGAGGATTAAGGTGAGGGTGTAGCCGAGCGGGCTGGCTCCGTAAGGTGCCTGTCCCCGTGGAACGTCATTCTCCGACTCGCCTGTCCTCTGGTGTGCCAGGGGGATCGGGGAATCCAGCCGCGACGCCAGACGCGTTACGCTAAACGCCTGACGGCGAGAATCTCAACGGTGAGACGATTAGAAGCTGAGAACCTAAGGAAAATAACGAAATTAACGGTATTAACGAAAATAGCGGAATTAACGTATTTTGTAAAATTCGAAATTCAAAATGTAGTTTAAGCGATATTAACGAAAATA
It includes:
- a CDS encoding type II toxin-antitoxin system HicA family toxin, translating into MTEVPALTPRKIEKILLKLGFVLGRTSGSHRIYYRSVDKKRVIIPFHKRDLPKGTALEILRQAGIKKEDLQELL
- a CDS encoding type II toxin-antitoxin system HicB family antitoxin — encoded protein: MKLLNYRVLFRKEPEGGYTATVPSLPGCVTYGDNIDKTVEMVKEAIELYVTNLREHGEDIPTDDGTFEYTLTVKTRD
- a CDS encoding Nif3-like dinuclear metal center hexameric protein: MREWVPRVYADAGYDYTKKFEAGFCAKYNGLMLRAGDTVEKIFCSAFAAPDVLQRILDTNTNDAMLFLHHPVDLEVCGAGFLPVPSDVISEFERMRISIYSCHAPLDCHDKIGTNAAIVQALGMKVEKEFVRYGLGYAGRIGTMEVQDTDLLLKRIRGIFGVSRLEVGGCLKSAVARIAIVAGGGDEIGHLRQAYENSCDMYLTGEWYPRYTPQDEDVRLSVARLKEEIASFTQNLKMVLVGVSHAASEYLVMKKQMIDYFDCKGIPAEAIPQENWWR